Proteins co-encoded in one Taeniopygia guttata chromosome 4, bTaeGut7.mat, whole genome shotgun sequence genomic window:
- the DNAJB14 gene encoding dnaJ homolog subfamily B member 14 isoform X3, which produces MKNGSTAGGGAYCRKPASNSDQSKPNSTKESNASAAGESGKGYSKDQMEGVLSIKKCKNYYEVLGVSKDAGEEDLKKAYRKLALKFHPDKNHAPGATEAFKKIGNAYAVLSNPEKRKQYDLTGSEEQTCNHPSNGRFNFHRGCEADITPEDLFNMFFGGAFPTGNVHSFSNGRAGYSHPNQHRQSGHEREEERGDGGFSMVIQLMPIIVLIFVSLLSQLMVSNPPYALYPRSSTGQTIKMQTENLGVIYYVNKDFRNEYKGVSLQKVEKSVEEDYVSNVRNNCWKERQQKTDLLYAAKVYRDDRLRKKAESMSMENCKELERLTSLYRGG; this is translated from the exons ATGAAGAATGGAAGTACTGCTGGGGGAGGCGCTTACTGCCGAAAACCAGCCAGTAACAGTGATCAAAGTAAGCCAAATAGCACAAAGGAGAGCAATGCATCTGCTGCAGGTGAAAGTGGAAAAGGCTACAGCAAAGACCAAATGGAAGGAGTATTAAG tataaagaaatgtaaaaattattacGAAGTCCTTGGAGTGTCAAAGGATGCAGGGGAAGAAGACTTAAAGAAGGCTTATAGAAAACTTGCTTTGAAATTCCACCCAGACAAAAACCATGCACCAGGAGCAACAGAggcttttaaaa AAATTGGAAATGCGTATGCTGTGCTGAGTAATCCAGAAAAGCGAAAGCAGTATGACCTTACAGGCAGTGAAGAGCAAACTTGTAATCACCCTAGCAATGGCAGATTTAACTTCCATAGAGGTTGTGAAGCAGATATTACTCCAGAGGATCTGTTCAACATGTTTTTTGGAGGGGCCTTTCCAACAG GTAATGTACACTCATTTTCTAATGGTCGTGCTGGCTACAGCCATCCCAACCAGCACCGTCAGAGCGGGCAcgagagggaggaagagagggGTGAT GGAGGTTTCTCTATGGTCATTCAGCTGATGCCTATTATTGTGTTGATCTTTGTCTCCTTGTTGAGCCAGTTGATGGTATCTAACCCTCCTTACGCCTTATACCCAAGATC AAGTACAGGGCAGACCATAAAAATGCAGACAGAAAATTTGGGTGTCATTTATTATGTCAATAAGGACTTTAGAAATGAATACAAAGGAGTGTCATTACAGAAAGTGGAAAAGAGTGTGGAAGAAGATTATGTATCTAACGTTCGTAATAACTGTTGGAAGGAGAGGCAACAAA AAACAGACTTACTTTATGCAGCAAAAGTATATCGAGACGACCGCCTCCGAAAGAAAGCAGAATCCATGTCCATGGAGAACTGCAAAGAACTAGAACGGCTGACCAGCCTCTACCGAGGAGGATGA